Proteins from a single region of Clostridia bacterium:
- the hslV gene encoding ATP-dependent protease subunit HslV: MTEFHGTTICAVRKDGRTVVAGDGQVTMGNSVVFKANAVKVKRIYGGNVIIGFAGTVSDAFAMSERFEKMLQKFSGNLLRSAVELAELWRNDQARKLEAMMIAADHDTMLIISGTGEVIDPDSGVCAIGSGGNYALAAARALYDIEGMDAEQIVRKAMKIAGELCVFTNGNLTVEEV, translated from the coding sequence ATGACGGAATTTCACGGAACGACCATTTGCGCCGTCAGAAAGGACGGGCGCACGGTAGTCGCGGGCGACGGTCAGGTGACCATGGGTAACAGCGTGGTCTTCAAGGCCAACGCCGTCAAAGTCAAGCGCATTTACGGCGGCAACGTCATCATCGGCTTCGCCGGTACGGTGTCGGACGCCTTTGCCATGAGCGAGCGATTTGAAAAAATGCTGCAAAAGTTCAGCGGAAATCTGCTGCGTTCGGCCGTCGAATTGGCCGAATTGTGGCGCAACGACCAAGCGCGCAAGTTGGAGGCTATGATGATAGCCGCCGACCACGATACCATGCTCATCATCTCGGGTACGGGCGAAGTGATCGACCCCGATTCGGGCGTGTGCGCCATCGGCTCGGGCGGTAACTACGCGTTGGCCGCGGCGAGAGCGCTGTACGACATAGAGGGCATGGACGCCGAGCAGATCGTGCGTAAGGCCATGAAGATAGCGGGCGAATTGTGCGTGTTTACCAACGGCAATTTGACCGTAGAGGAGGTGTGA
- the trmFO gene encoding methylenetetrahydrofolate--tRNA-(uracil(54)-C(5))-methyltransferase (FADH(2)-oxidizing) TrmFO, with protein MKVRVIGGGLAGSEAAYQLLKRGYQVDLYEMRPHKTTGAHRTDMLGELVCSNSLKSDLEDTSSGLLKAEMRMLDCMLLDAAEAARVPAGGALAVDRVVFSREIEKRLFAFDGLTVVREEATAIAYDVPTIVATGPLTSDAMAAELRKVAGDGMSFCDAVAPIVSADSLDRDKVFAAARYGKGTDDYLNCGMNKEEYLAFYRALIEAECVEDKLLNATFYENCMPIEVMAKRGEDAMRFGPLRPVGIRGKNGEKYYAVLQLRKENTAGDTYNLVGFQTNLKFGEQKRVFGLIPGLENAEYLRYGVMHRNTYINAPRVLDETFMLKEHKNVYVAGQLSGVEGYMESTMSGLVAGLSMARRLAGKPAVVPDEYTMIGALCRYISNPTIEWLEPMNSNFGLLPTIEGVRDKKQRKGAYAARALEHMKLFVEQL; from the coding sequence AATGCGTCCCCATAAGACGACGGGTGCGCATCGTACGGATATGCTGGGGGAATTGGTGTGCTCCAACAGCCTCAAAAGCGACCTCGAGGACACGTCGAGCGGACTTTTGAAAGCCGAGATGCGTATGCTCGATTGTATGCTCCTCGACGCGGCGGAAGCGGCGAGAGTGCCCGCGGGCGGGGCGTTGGCCGTGGATAGAGTGGTCTTTAGCCGCGAGATAGAAAAAAGGCTCTTTGCCTTCGACGGGTTGACCGTGGTGCGCGAAGAAGCGACCGCCATAGCGTACGACGTGCCTACCATTGTGGCCACCGGTCCGTTGACCTCGGACGCCATGGCCGCGGAGTTGCGCAAAGTGGCGGGGGACGGCATGAGTTTTTGCGACGCGGTGGCCCCCATCGTGTCGGCGGACAGCCTCGACCGAGATAAAGTGTTCGCGGCGGCGCGATACGGCAAGGGCACGGACGACTACCTCAACTGCGGCATGAACAAAGAGGAATACCTCGCCTTTTATCGGGCGCTCATAGAGGCCGAGTGCGTGGAGGACAAACTCCTGAACGCCACCTTTTACGAGAATTGTATGCCCATAGAGGTGATGGCCAAACGCGGGGAGGACGCTATGCGGTTCGGTCCCCTGCGCCCCGTGGGCATACGCGGGAAAAACGGAGAAAAATACTACGCGGTGTTGCAACTGCGCAAGGAGAACACGGCGGGAGATACGTATAACTTGGTGGGCTTCCAGACCAACCTGAAATTCGGCGAGCAAAAGCGGGTGTTCGGGTTGATACCGGGGCTTGAAAACGCCGAGTATCTGCGCTACGGCGTGATGCACCGCAATACCTATATCAACGCGCCCAGAGTGCTGGACGAGACCTTTATGCTCAAAGAGCATAAAAACGTGTACGTCGCGGGACAGTTGTCGGGCGTAGAGGGGTACATGGAGAGTACGATGTCGGGGTTGGTGGCCGGCCTGTCGATGGCAAGGCGCCTCGCGGGGAAACCCGCCGTAGTACCCGACGAATACACGATGATAGGGGCTTTGTGCCGCTATATTTCCAACCCCACCATCGAGTGGTTGGAACCTATGAACAGCAATTTCGGCTTGTTGCCGACCATTGAGGGCGTGCGGGATAAGAAGCAGCGCAAAGGCGCGTATGCGGCGCGTGCCCTGGAACATATGAAACTGTTTGTTGAACAGTTGTAA